Proteins from a single region of Streptomyces spinoverrucosus:
- a CDS encoding (2Fe-2S)-binding protein, with the protein MRVNFTVNGRPQEADDVWEGESLLYVLRERLGLPGSKNACEQGECGSCTVRLDGVPVCSCLVAAGQVEGREVVTVEGLADYAKQRAESGCATGACGTSLQDAQQWQAKGTDSQTGEGSELSPIQQAFIDAGAVQCGFCTPGLLVAADEMLENNPNPTDADIREALSGNLCRCTGYEKIMDAVRLAAARQSEGV; encoded by the coding sequence ATGCGCGTCAATTTCACGGTCAACGGACGTCCGCAGGAAGCCGACGACGTGTGGGAGGGCGAGTCCCTGCTGTACGTGCTGAGGGAACGGCTGGGGCTGCCGGGTTCGAAGAACGCCTGCGAGCAGGGCGAGTGCGGGTCGTGCACCGTGCGGCTGGACGGCGTGCCGGTGTGTTCGTGTCTGGTCGCCGCCGGGCAGGTCGAGGGCCGCGAGGTCGTCACCGTCGAGGGGCTCGCCGACTACGCCAAGCAGCGCGCCGAGAGCGGCTGCGCGACCGGCGCCTGCGGGACCTCCCTTCAGGACGCCCAGCAGTGGCAGGCCAAAGGCACCGACTCGCAGACCGGTGAGGGCAGCGAACTCTCCCCGATCCAGCAGGCGTTCATCGACGCCGGCGCCGTCCAGTGCGGCTTCTGCACCCCGGGTCTGCTGGTCGCCGCCGACGAGATGCTCGAGAACAACCCGAACCCGACCGACGCCGACATCCGCGAGGCGCTGTCGGGCAACCTGTGCCGCTGCACCGGCTACGAGAAGATCATGGACGCGGTCCGCCTGGCGGCCGCCCGCCAGTCCGAGGGGGTCTGA
- a CDS encoding FAD binding domain-containing protein — MDFLRPASWEEALAAKAEHPTAVPIAGGTDVMVEINFDHRRPEYLMDLNRIGDLSEWEIGEDSVRLGASVPYSKIMEHLRAELPGLALASHTVASPQIRNRGGVGGNLGTASPAGDAHPALLAAGAEVEVESVRGSRRIPIDEFYTGVKRNALAADELIRAVHIKKADGPQQYSKVGTRNAMVIAVCAFGLALHPQTRTVRTGIGSAAPTPVRAKAAEEFLNAALEEGGFWDNGKIITPSVAKQFADLCSAACNPIDDVRGTASYRRHAVGIMARRTLTWTWESYRGTAARTEGAA; from the coding sequence ATGGACTTCCTTCGCCCCGCCAGCTGGGAGGAGGCGCTCGCCGCGAAGGCCGAGCACCCCACCGCTGTGCCGATTGCGGGTGGCACCGATGTGATGGTCGAGATCAACTTCGACCACCGCCGGCCCGAGTACCTCATGGACCTCAACCGCATCGGCGATCTCTCCGAGTGGGAGATCGGCGAGGACTCCGTGCGGCTGGGGGCCTCCGTCCCGTACTCGAAGATCATGGAGCACCTGCGCGCCGAGCTGCCGGGCCTGGCCCTCGCCTCGCACACCGTCGCCTCCCCGCAGATCCGCAACCGCGGCGGCGTCGGCGGCAACCTCGGCACCGCCTCCCCGGCCGGTGACGCCCACCCCGCCCTCCTCGCCGCCGGCGCCGAGGTCGAGGTCGAGTCGGTGCGCGGGTCCCGCCGTATTCCGATCGATGAGTTCTACACCGGCGTCAAGCGCAACGCGCTGGCGGCCGACGAGCTGATCCGCGCCGTACACATCAAGAAGGCGGACGGGCCCCAGCAGTACTCGAAGGTCGGCACGCGCAACGCCATGGTCATCGCCGTGTGCGCCTTCGGGCTCGCCCTGCACCCGCAGACGCGGACCGTGCGGACCGGTATCGGTTCGGCGGCCCCGACGCCCGTGCGGGCCAAGGCCGCGGAGGAGTTCCTGAACGCCGCGCTCGAAGAGGGTGGCTTCTGGGACAACGGAAAGATCATCACCCCGTCGGTCGCCAAGCAGTTCGCGGACCTGTGCTCCGCCGCCTGCAACCCGATCGACGACGTCCGGGGCACGGCGAGCTACCGCCGGCACGCGGTGGGCATCATGGCCCGCCGGACCCTGACCTGGACCTGGGAGTCGTATCGCGGCACCGCCGCACGCACGGAGGGAGCCGCGTAA
- a CDS encoding PucR family transcriptional regulator → MRLRALLDTDALGLKLLGGEDELDRTVRGVMTTDLRDPSRYLSGGELVLTGLAWRRNAADSEPFVRILVQAGVAALGAGEAELGDVPDDLVMACARHRLPLFAVHESVAFATITEHVVRQVSGERAGDLAAVVDRHRRMMTAGPAGGGPDVVLDLLGSDLDLRAWVLSPTGRLIAGSKVGGPALPPEACAKLAAEHLAAARTGRRGPHRLILGTTTYSLFPIRSSGRSPQASRDVRETVLSDWLLAVEADAGDWPEERLDLLHGVTQLIAVERDRRDAARTVRRRLAQEVLELVQTGAAPAEIAARLRVAAPVLLPGLGAAPHWQVVVARVEWDGADIEAGPVAQSLLEEILVDPLATGPEPSDRIAVAHTGDEAIALVPLPAVSSEHDGSETGVLADALLTAVRAPLSAGLEDDGRVTLGVSAAVHSAEGLRGALEEARHARRVAAARPGRVCAAGHQELASHVLLLPFVPDDVRRAFTARLLDPLRDYDRRHRAELIPTLEAFLECDGSWTRCASRLHLHVNTLRYRVGRIEQLTSRDLSRLEDKLDFFLALRMS, encoded by the coding sequence ATGCGGCTGCGCGCACTGCTGGACACCGACGCGCTGGGCCTCAAGCTGCTCGGCGGCGAGGACGAGCTGGACCGCACCGTGCGGGGCGTGATGACCACCGACCTGCGGGACCCCAGCCGCTACCTCTCCGGCGGTGAGCTGGTGCTCACGGGCCTGGCGTGGCGCCGGAACGCGGCCGACTCCGAGCCCTTCGTACGCATCCTGGTGCAGGCCGGCGTGGCGGCACTGGGGGCCGGCGAGGCGGAACTCGGCGACGTGCCGGACGACCTGGTCATGGCCTGCGCCCGCCACCGCCTGCCCCTCTTCGCGGTGCACGAGTCGGTGGCCTTCGCGACGATCACCGAGCACGTCGTACGACAGGTCTCCGGCGAGCGCGCCGGCGACCTCGCGGCCGTGGTCGACCGGCACCGCCGGATGATGACGGCGGGCCCGGCGGGCGGCGGCCCGGACGTGGTCCTCGACCTCCTCGGCTCGGACCTGGACCTGCGCGCCTGGGTCCTCTCCCCCACCGGCCGCCTGATCGCGGGCTCCAAGGTCGGCGGCCCGGCGCTGCCCCCCGAGGCGTGCGCGAAGCTGGCGGCCGAGCACCTGGCGGCGGCCCGCACCGGCCGGCGCGGCCCGCACCGCCTGATCCTCGGCACCACGACGTACTCGCTCTTCCCGATCCGCAGCAGCGGCCGCTCCCCGCAGGCCTCCCGGGACGTACGCGAGACAGTCCTGTCGGACTGGCTACTTGCCGTCGAGGCGGACGCGGGTGACTGGCCGGAGGAGCGCCTCGACCTCCTCCACGGCGTCACGCAACTCATCGCCGTCGAACGCGACCGCCGCGACGCGGCCCGCACGGTCCGCCGCCGCCTGGCCCAGGAGGTCCTGGAACTCGTCCAGACGGGCGCCGCCCCCGCCGAGATCGCGGCCCGCCTGCGCGTCGCCGCGCCGGTGCTGCTGCCCGGCCTCGGCGCGGCCCCCCACTGGCAGGTGGTCGTGGCCCGCGTCGAATGGGACGGCGCCGACATCGAGGCGGGTCCGGTGGCCCAGTCCCTCCTGGAGGAGATCCTGGTCGACCCGCTGGCCACCGGCCCGGAACCCTCCGACCGCATCGCCGTGGCCCACACCGGCGACGAGGCGATCGCCCTGGTCCCCCTGCCCGCCGTCTCCTCGGAGCACGACGGCTCGGAGACCGGCGTCCTCGCCGACGCACTCCTCACCGCGGTCCGCGCCCCCCTCTCGGCCGGCCTGGAGGACGACGGCCGCGTCACCCTCGGCGTCAGCGCGGCGGTCCACTCGGCGGAGGGCCTGCGCGGCGCCCTGGAGGAGGCCCGGCACGCCCGCCGGGTGGCGGCGGCCCGCCCCGGCCGCGTCTGCGCGGCCGGCCACCAGGAACTGGCCTCCCACGTCCTCCTCCTGCCCTTCGTCCCCGACGACGTACGCCGCGCCTTCACCGCCCGACTCCTGGACCCCCTGCGCGACTACGACCGCCGCCACCGCGCCGAACTCATCCCGACCCTCGAAGCCTTCCTCGAATGCGACGGCTCCTGGACCCGCTGCGCCTCCCGCCTCCACCTGCACGTCAACACCCTGCGCTACCGCGTGGGCCGCATCGAGCAGCTGACGAGCCGCGACCTCTCACGCCTGGAGGACAAGCTCGACTTCTTCCTGGCCCTGCGCATGAGCTGA
- a CDS encoding GntR family transcriptional regulator, whose protein sequence is MKRVVPGFVEVGGVGGVGDSVSVPQVRVPAQPGAADAAWGRDCESAEGVRGEHTHGEHAHGGHAHGGHAHGEHTHSEQPVRAVVQRASVRGQILDALRAALVRGELRPGEVYSAPALGERFGVSATPVREAMQQLALEGAVEVVPNRGFRVVERDSRELAELAEVRGLIEVPVILRLARTVSAERWAELRPLAEASVRAASSGCRATYAEADRAFHRGVLGLAGNSQLVRIADDVHRRAQWPLVGALASASASRGRTELVADAAEHAALLDALVVRDLDAVRGLVEAHFAVG, encoded by the coding sequence ATGAAGCGAGTCGTGCCGGGCTTCGTGGAGGTGGGGGGTGTGGGCGGTGTGGGGGATTCGGTTTCGGTGCCGCAGGTGCGGGTGCCCGCGCAGCCTGGGGCCGCGGATGCGGCGTGGGGGCGGGACTGTGAGTCGGCTGAGGGTGTGCGGGGGGAGCACACGCACGGGGAGCACGCGCACGGGGGGCACGCGCACGGGGGGCACGCGCACGGGGAGCACACGCACAGTGAGCAGCCGGTTCGGGCGGTGGTGCAGCGGGCGTCCGTGCGGGGGCAGATTCTTGACGCGTTGCGTGCGGCGTTGGTGAGGGGGGAGCTGCGGCCGGGGGAGGTGTACTCGGCGCCGGCGCTGGGGGAGCGGTTCGGGGTGTCGGCGACGCCTGTGCGGGAGGCCATGCAGCAGTTGGCTCTGGAGGGGGCCGTCGAGGTTGTGCCCAACCGGGGTTTTCGGGTGGTCGAGCGGGATTCTCGTGAGCTGGCGGAGTTGGCGGAGGTGCGGGGGCTGATCGAGGTTCCTGTCATTCTGCGGCTGGCTCGTACGGTGTCCGCGGAGCGGTGGGCGGAGTTGCGGCCGTTGGCGGAGGCGTCGGTGCGGGCGGCCTCGTCCGGGTGTCGGGCGACGTATGCGGAGGCCGATCGGGCCTTTCACCGGGGTGTGCTGGGGCTTGCGGGGAACTCGCAGTTGGTGCGGATCGCCGATGATGTGCATCGGCGGGCGCAGTGGCCGTTGGTGGGGGCCTTGGCCTCGGCCTCGGCCTCGCGGGGGCGTACGGAGTTGGTGGCGGATGCGGCTGAGCATGCCGCTCTGCTGGATGCGCTGGTGGTGCGGGATCTGGATGCGGTGCGGGGGCTGGTGGAGGCGCACTTCGCCGTGGGGTGA
- a CDS encoding (2Fe-2S)-binding protein translates to MPTPASATAHAYARLTEAVPSLGITELDPTEPFPTTPGWITTAAITTHSTALDDFLAHDDAQVVRDYAQRARPDVIASFGLHRYAWPACLLITVPWFLSRRVPRYPVTHVSYNRTAPGLAMGRLAVRPHGFACLPGDPAAALPGATVVPDEEALRTEVRAAVAEHLEPVLAAFGPRMRRRGRALWGTATDEIVEGLWYVAHLLGEQDRARHELELLLPGATKPYAGSAAFRELKGPNGETLPTRDRASCCMFYTLRPEDTCATCPRTCDADRVTKLLATTAS, encoded by the coding sequence ATGCCCACGCCCGCCTCGGCCACAGCACACGCGTACGCCCGCCTCACGGAAGCCGTCCCCAGCCTCGGCATCACAGAACTGGACCCCACCGAGCCCTTCCCCACCACCCCCGGCTGGATCACCACCGCCGCCATAACCACACACAGCACCGCCCTCGACGACTTCCTGGCCCACGACGACGCCCAGGTCGTCCGCGACTACGCCCAGCGCGCCCGCCCGGACGTGATCGCCAGCTTCGGCCTGCACCGCTACGCCTGGCCGGCCTGCCTCCTGATCACCGTCCCCTGGTTCCTCAGCCGCCGCGTCCCCCGCTACCCCGTGACGCATGTCTCGTACAACCGCACGGCCCCCGGCCTGGCCATGGGCCGCCTCGCGGTCCGCCCGCACGGCTTCGCCTGCCTCCCCGGCGACCCGGCCGCCGCCCTGCCCGGCGCCACCGTGGTCCCGGACGAGGAGGCCCTGCGGACCGAGGTGCGCGCGGCGGTCGCCGAGCACCTCGAACCGGTCCTCGCCGCCTTCGGCCCCCGGATGCGCCGCCGCGGCCGCGCCCTGTGGGGTACGGCGACCGACGAGATCGTCGAGGGCCTCTGGTACGTCGCCCACCTCCTCGGCGAGCAGGACCGCGCGCGCCACGAACTGGAGCTGCTGCTGCCGGGCGCGACCAAGCCGTACGCCGGTTCGGCCGCCTTCCGCGAGCTCAAGGGCCCCAACGGCGAGACACTGCCCACCCGGGACCGGGCGAGCTGCTGCATGTTCTACACCCTGCGTCCCGAGGACACCTGCGCCACCTGCCCGCGCACCTGCGACGCGGACCGCGTCACCAAACTGCTGGCGACAACCGCCAGTTGA
- a CDS encoding DUF2637 domain-containing protein: protein MRLTDISLNWLLPCAVLLAGMLTAVAVLQRGKRSAGKDASADDSWERAEERRRRKEAIYGTASYVLLFCCAAVAAALSFKGLVGFGQQNLGLSGGWEYLVPFGLDGAAMFCSVLAVREASHGDAALGSRILVWTFAGAAAWFNWVHAPRGLGHDGAPHFFAGMSLSAAVLFDRALKQTRRAALREQGLIPRPLPQIRIVRWLRAPRETYKAWSLMLLEGVRTLDEAVDEVREDKRQKEEARLRRREQQRLERAQLKAISRGHGRGFVGRSGGRHVELPTVEQAERVSAEPAISTGEPLPVRARPSLQPVRRGAEPVTVDLTAEDDTMALPRLDSLERKLKDLEQQFG, encoded by the coding sequence ATGAGACTGACCGACATATCGCTGAACTGGCTGCTACCGTGCGCCGTACTGCTCGCGGGCATGCTGACGGCGGTTGCGGTACTCCAGCGCGGCAAGCGTTCCGCGGGGAAGGACGCGAGCGCGGACGACTCGTGGGAGCGCGCCGAGGAGCGCCGCAGACGCAAGGAGGCCATCTACGGCACCGCCTCCTATGTGCTCCTCTTCTGCTGTGCCGCGGTCGCCGCGGCCCTCTCCTTCAAAGGCCTCGTCGGCTTCGGCCAGCAGAACCTCGGCCTCTCCGGCGGCTGGGAGTATCTCGTGCCGTTCGGCCTCGACGGCGCGGCGATGTTCTGCTCCGTGCTCGCGGTGCGCGAGGCCAGCCACGGTGACGCGGCGCTCGGCTCCCGGATACTGGTGTGGACGTTCGCGGGCGCGGCGGCCTGGTTCAACTGGGTGCACGCCCCCCGCGGCCTCGGACACGACGGTGCCCCCCACTTCTTCGCGGGCATGTCCCTGTCGGCGGCGGTCCTCTTCGACCGCGCCCTGAAGCAGACCCGCCGGGCCGCGCTGCGCGAGCAGGGCCTGATTCCGCGCCCGTTGCCGCAGATCCGCATCGTCCGCTGGCTGCGGGCGCCGCGTGAGACGTACAAGGCCTGGTCGCTGATGCTGCTGGAAGGCGTCCGCACCCTCGACGAGGCGGTCGACGAGGTGCGCGAGGACAAGCGGCAGAAGGAGGAGGCCCGGCTGCGGCGGCGCGAGCAGCAGCGGCTGGAGCGGGCGCAGCTCAAGGCGATCAGCCGGGGCCACGGGCGCGGCTTCGTCGGCCGGAGCGGCGGACGGCACGTCGAGCTGCCCACGGTGGAGCAGGCCGAGCGCGTCTCCGCGGAGCCTGCCATATCCACCGGGGAGCCACTGCCCGTTCGCGCCCGGCCCTCACTTCAGCCCGTCCGCAGGGGCGCTGAGCCGGTCACCGTCGACCTCACCGCGGAGGACGACACAATGGCCCTCCCGCGTCTCGACTCCCTTGAGCGCAAGCTGAAGGACCTTGAGCAGCAGTTCGGCTAG
- a CDS encoding ATP-binding protein, whose translation MKRQARGGGPTAIGAFSAGTVEEEADGATEQAQAPQLTRRLGRADLRAVPEARRELRDLLRHWGQPGRAEIAELLTSELVTNAIVHTDDDAVLTACVGPGGLRVEVRDFVARPPRLRVANADDNTHGRGLVLVESLADAWGVRPHGVGKSVWFELDADAA comes from the coding sequence ATGAAGAGGCAGGCACGAGGGGGCGGTCCCACGGCGATCGGGGCCTTCTCGGCAGGGACGGTGGAGGAAGAGGCCGACGGCGCCACGGAGCAGGCACAGGCGCCGCAACTGACGCGCAGACTCGGGCGGGCGGACCTGAGGGCGGTCCCGGAGGCCCGCAGAGAGCTGCGCGACCTGCTACGGCACTGGGGACAGCCCGGCCGGGCGGAGATAGCGGAACTGCTCACCAGCGAACTCGTCACCAACGCCATCGTCCACACCGACGACGACGCGGTCCTGACGGCCTGCGTCGGACCCGGGGGACTGCGGGTGGAGGTACGGGACTTCGTGGCCCGACCGCCGCGACTGCGGGTGGCGAACGCCGACGACAACACGCACGGCAGGGGGCTGGTGCTGGTGGAGTCCCTCGCGGACGCGTGGGGCGTACGGCCGCACGGGGTGGGGAAGTCGGTGTGGTTCGAACTCGACGCGGACGCCGCCTGA
- a CDS encoding pyruvate dehydrogenase translates to MAKQNVAEQFVDILARAGVKRLYGVVGDSLNPVVDAVRRNSAIDWISVRHEETAAFAAGAEAQITGKLAACAGSCGPGNLHLINGLYDAHRSMAPVLALASHIPSGEIGLGYFQETHPDRLFQECSHYSEMISSPQQMPRLLQTAIQHAVGRGGVSVVTLPGDIADRPAPDRAPESALVTSRPTVRPGDAEIDRLVELIDEAEKVTLFCGSGTAGAHAEVMEFAEKIKSPVGHALRGKEWIQYDNKFDVGMSGLLGYGAAYEATHECDLLILLGTDFPYNAFLPDDVRIAQVDVRPEHLGRRSKLDLAVWGDVRETLRCLVPRVKTKENRRFLDKMLKKHADALEGVVKAYTRKVEKHIPIHPEYVASVLDEVADTDAVFTVDTGMCNVWAARYISPNGRRRVIGSFSHGSMANALPMAIGAQFTDRRRQVVSMSGDGGFTMLMGDFLTLVQHDLPVKVVLFNNSSLGMVELEMMVAGLPSYGTAATNPDFAAVARACGAYGVRVEKPKQLAGALKDAFRHKGPALVDVVTDPNALSIPPKIKAEMVTGFALSASKIVLDGGVGRMLQLARSNLRNVPRP, encoded by the coding sequence ATGGCCAAGCAGAACGTCGCCGAACAGTTCGTCGACATCCTCGCCCGCGCCGGAGTCAAACGCCTGTACGGCGTCGTCGGCGACAGCCTCAACCCGGTCGTCGACGCGGTCCGCCGCAACTCCGCCATCGACTGGATCTCCGTACGGCACGAGGAGACCGCCGCCTTCGCGGCGGGCGCGGAGGCCCAGATCACCGGGAAACTGGCGGCCTGCGCCGGCTCCTGCGGACCCGGCAACCTGCACCTCATCAACGGCCTGTACGACGCCCACCGCTCCATGGCCCCGGTCCTCGCCCTCGCCTCGCACATCCCGTCCGGCGAGATCGGCCTCGGCTACTTCCAGGAGACCCACCCCGACCGGCTGTTCCAGGAGTGCAGCCACTACAGCGAGATGATCTCCAGCCCGCAGCAGATGCCGAGGCTGCTGCAGACCGCCATCCAGCACGCCGTCGGTCGCGGCGGCGTCAGCGTCGTCACCCTGCCGGGCGACATCGCCGACCGGCCCGCCCCCGACCGGGCCCCCGAGAGCGCCCTGGTCACCTCCCGCCCCACCGTCCGCCCCGGCGACGCCGAGATCGACCGCCTCGTCGAACTGATCGACGAGGCCGAGAAGGTCACCCTCTTCTGCGGAAGCGGCACGGCCGGGGCGCACGCCGAGGTGATGGAGTTCGCCGAGAAGATCAAGTCTCCGGTCGGGCACGCCCTGCGCGGCAAGGAGTGGATCCAGTACGACAACAAGTTCGACGTCGGAATGAGCGGACTCCTCGGCTACGGCGCCGCCTACGAGGCCACCCACGAGTGCGACCTGCTGATCCTGCTCGGCACCGACTTCCCGTACAACGCCTTCCTCCCCGACGACGTGCGGATCGCCCAGGTCGACGTGCGCCCCGAGCACCTGGGCCGCCGCTCCAAGCTGGACCTGGCCGTCTGGGGGGACGTCCGGGAGACGCTGCGCTGTCTCGTCCCCCGCGTGAAGACCAAGGAGAACCGGCGCTTCCTCGACAAGATGCTCAAGAAGCACGCGGACGCGCTGGAAGGGGTCGTCAAGGCGTACACCAGGAAGGTGGAGAAGCACATCCCGATCCACCCCGAGTACGTGGCGTCCGTCCTCGACGAAGTCGCCGACACCGACGCGGTGTTCACTGTCGACACCGGTATGTGCAATGTCTGGGCCGCCAGGTACATCTCGCCCAACGGCCGCCGCCGCGTCATCGGTTCGTTCTCCCACGGCTCGATGGCGAACGCGCTGCCGATGGCGATCGGCGCCCAGTTCACCGACCGTCGCCGGCAGGTCGTGTCGATGTCGGGGGACGGCGGATTCACCATGCTGATGGGGGACTTCCTGACCCTGGTCCAGCACGACCTGCCGGTGAAGGTCGTGCTGTTCAACAACTCCTCCCTCGGGATGGTCGAGCTGGAGATGATGGTCGCCGGCCTGCCGTCGTACGGCACGGCCGCCACCAATCCCGATTTCGCCGCAGTGGCCCGCGCCTGCGGCGCGTACGGCGTCCGCGTCGAGAAGCCCAAGCAGCTCGCCGGCGCCCTCAAGGACGCCTTCCGGCACAAGGGACCCGCACTCGTCGACGTCGTCACCGATCCCAACGCCCTGTCCATCCCGCCGAAGATCAAGGCCGAGATGGTGACCGGGTTCGCCCTGTCCGCCTCGAAGATCGTGCTGGACGGCGGCGTCGGCCGGATGCTCCAGCTGGCCCGCTCCAACCTCCGCAATGTGCCCCGGCCTTAG
- a CDS encoding protein phosphatase 2C domain-containing protein, producing MSQQGGRPAGHSDDWWGQLYDDTTEDTGPTRTPDSLDDRFASASGAVTGPPDARDVLPKPRSGARPPRDTADRPGVPEPHDAGPVPAVPTPRPLPPQGPTTSTTGTPSPTFADPPPPPPPPPARPSPVTRTLLHHVGSGPPTYDPEPTALPPADPDDLGGLVADTMLDGAHYGACTLRAASVRGDSARYRGEPRRDALLTARFGTGDDALVLVAMATGVRATAGAHRAAAEVCRWIGRAVGRSHERLAEDIRAGRRGDLKSGLHRLTDRSLGKLRASAAEQGLRPDEYAATLRCLLLPADPGCRTRVFFGVGAGGLFRLRDGAWQDIEPQIGEVAGEPVLGFGSPPAETPGGDRLTMDLGIPTPPSPYEPAPEPPREPFRFRASVARPGDTLLMCTDGLAEPLRGEPELPAHLRERWSAPQPPGLAAFLADTQVRVKGYADDRTVAAVWEA from the coding sequence ATGAGCCAGCAGGGGGGAAGGCCCGCCGGTCACTCCGACGACTGGTGGGGGCAGCTGTACGACGACACCACCGAGGACACGGGCCCCACGCGCACGCCCGACTCACTGGACGACCGCTTCGCCTCGGCGTCGGGCGCGGTGACCGGACCGCCCGATGCCCGGGACGTCTTACCGAAGCCGCGCAGCGGCGCACGGCCGCCGCGGGACACCGCCGATCGTCCCGGCGTCCCCGAGCCGCACGACGCCGGGCCGGTCCCCGCCGTACCCACCCCACGCCCCCTTCCTCCCCAAGGCCCCACCACCTCGACCACCGGCACCCCGTCCCCCACCTTCGCGGATCCACCCCCGCCGCCCCCACCGCCACCGGCCCGCCCGAGCCCGGTCACCCGCACCCTTCTCCACCACGTGGGCTCCGGCCCACCTACCTACGACCCCGAACCCACCGCCCTCCCGCCCGCCGACCCGGACGACCTCGGCGGCCTGGTCGCCGACACCATGCTGGACGGCGCCCACTACGGGGCCTGCACACTGCGCGCGGCCTCCGTGCGCGGGGACTCCGCGCGGTACCGGGGCGAGCCCCGCCGCGACGCGCTGCTCACCGCGCGGTTCGGCACCGGCGACGACGCGCTCGTGCTGGTCGCGATGGCCACCGGCGTACGGGCCACCGCCGGGGCGCACCGCGCCGCCGCCGAGGTGTGCCGGTGGATCGGGCGGGCGGTCGGGCGCAGCCATGAGCGGCTCGCCGAGGACATCCGGGCCGGCCGGCGCGGCGACCTGAAGTCCGGCCTGCACCGCCTCACCGACCGCAGCCTCGGCAAACTCCGCGCGAGCGCCGCCGAACAGGGCCTCAGGCCCGACGAGTACGCCGCCACCCTGCGCTGCCTGCTGCTGCCCGCCGACCCCGGATGCCGTACCCGCGTCTTCTTCGGCGTCGGCGCCGGCGGCCTGTTCCGGCTGCGCGACGGCGCCTGGCAGGACATCGAACCGCAGATCGGCGAGGTCGCCGGCGAACCCGTCCTCGGCTTCGGGTCACCGCCCGCCGAGACCCCCGGTGGCGACCGGCTCACCATGGACCTCGGCATCCCCACCCCGCCGAGCCCCTACGAACCGGCCCCCGAACCGCCCCGCGAACCCTTCCGCTTCCGCGCCTCCGTCGCCCGACCGGGCGACACGCTCCTGATGTGCACGGACGGCCTGGCCGAGCCGCTGCGCGGCGAACCGGAGCTGCCCGCGCATCTGCGAGAGCGGTGGTCGGCACCGCAGCCACCGGGCCTCGCCGCCTTCCTCGCCGACACCCAGGTACGGGTGAAGGGCTACGCCGACGACCGTACGGTGGCGGCCGTCTGGGAGGCGTAG
- a CDS encoding helix-turn-helix transcriptional regulator, whose translation MLAAIGLDGTHESAYRALVAVGAADVSDLARRLTLGEHDTERALRRLERHGLAAQSSARPGRWVAAPPGVALGALLTQRRHELEQAELAAALLAEEYRAAAAEPAVHDLVEVVIGAAAVTQRFLQLQLGATDEVCALVTGTPVAVTGEENHAEEQAAARGVRYRVVVERAVLDQPDGVTELGAALGRGEEVRVVDQVPTKLVVADRALALVPLTSPTAEPAALVVHASGLLELLAGLFESVWREALPLRLGDTGVTEQGPEGPDGTDLEILSLLLAGLTDASVARQLDLGLRTVQRRAKRLMELTGVTTRLQLGWHAYERGWVARER comes from the coding sequence ATGCTGGCGGCGATAGGCCTGGACGGGACACATGAGTCGGCGTATCGCGCGCTGGTGGCGGTGGGCGCCGCCGACGTGTCCGATCTGGCCCGGCGGCTGACCCTCGGCGAGCACGACACGGAGCGCGCGCTGCGCCGCCTGGAACGGCACGGTCTCGCCGCCCAGTCGTCCGCGCGGCCCGGCCGCTGGGTGGCCGCCCCGCCGGGTGTGGCGCTGGGCGCGCTGCTCACCCAACGACGGCACGAACTGGAGCAGGCGGAGCTGGCGGCCGCGCTGCTGGCCGAGGAGTACCGGGCGGCGGCGGCCGAACCGGCCGTGCACGACCTGGTCGAGGTGGTGATCGGCGCGGCGGCGGTGACGCAGCGGTTCCTGCAGTTGCAGCTGGGGGCGACCGACGAGGTGTGCGCGCTGGTCACCGGTACGCCGGTGGCCGTGACCGGCGAGGAGAACCACGCGGAGGAGCAGGCCGCCGCCCGGGGCGTGCGCTACCGGGTCGTGGTCGAGCGGGCGGTGCTGGATCAGCCGGACGGCGTGACCGAGCTGGGCGCGGCGCTCGGCCGGGGTGAGGAGGTGCGGGTGGTGGACCAGGTGCCGACGAAGCTGGTCGTCGCGGACCGCGCGCTCGCCCTGGTGCCGCTCACCTCGCCGACCGCGGAACCGGCCGCTCTGGTGGTGCACGCGAGTGGGCTGCTGGAACTGCTGGCGGGCCTGTTCGAGTCGGTGTGGCGGGAGGCGCTGCCGCTGCGGCTCGGCGACACCGGCGTCACCGAGCAGGGCCCCGAGGGTCCCGACGGCACCGATCTGGAGATCCTGTCCCTGCTGCTGGCCGGCCTGACCGACGCGAGCGTCGCCAGACAGCTCGACCTGGGCCTGAGGACCGTACAGCGGCGGGCGAAACGGCTGATGGAGCTGACGGGGGTGACTACCCGGCTGCAGCTGGGGTGGCACGCGTATGAGCGGGGGTGGGTGGCCCGGGAACGCTGA